A part of Desulfobacter sp. genomic DNA contains:
- a CDS encoding Lrp/AsnC family transcriptional regulator, protein MTDLTDLEKKIIALLQTDIPVTKRPFLEMAEQIGITEDEFLKVLKDLNEKKMIRRFGATLKHQKSGYKANAMVAWKIPEDRVEEVGPIMASFREVTHCYRRNPATDWDNNLYTMVHGATEEECYAIVEKISNAIKEDTYSLLFSREELKKTSMKYFED, encoded by the coding sequence ATGACCGACCTTACAGACCTGGAAAAAAAAATCATTGCCCTGCTGCAGACCGACATCCCCGTAACCAAGCGCCCCTTTCTGGAGATGGCCGAACAGATCGGCATTACGGAGGATGAATTCTTAAAGGTCCTCAAGGACCTCAATGAAAAGAAGATGATCCGCAGGTTCGGCGCCACCCTCAAGCACCAGAAATCCGGCTATAAAGCCAATGCCATGGTGGCCTGGAAGATCCCCGAGGACCGGGTGGAAGAGGTCGGCCCCATCATGGCGTCCTTCAGGGAAGTCACCCACTGCTACCGCCGCAATCCGGCGACGGACTGGGACAACAACCTCTACACCATGGTACACGGCGCCACCGAAGAAGAGTGTTACGCCATTGTCGAAAAAATATCCAACGCCATAAAAGAAGATACCTATTCCCTGCTCTTTTCCCGGGAGGAATTGAAAAAGACCTCCATGAAGTATTTTGAAGACTGA
- the murI gene encoding glutamate racemase → MIKSNPIGVFDSGVGGLSICHAIKEILPGEHITYFADIHFSPYGNKPGPLINKRSEYIAEFLINRGCKAIVVACNTATVTSIQRLRSKFLIPIVGVEPGIKPASLKSNNGIIGVLATAQTLDSDSFKSLKARFSKQIKIEVQACPEFVDLVEHLNHNSEKAERIATKYIHPLLVKGCDQIVLGCTHFSFLKQAIEKVSSGRADIIDTAVPVAKELKRRLYESNRHNESEAHGMMEFWTSGLSSQIEHRINRLWGTDSIVYEAPQPGKAPENLGDSSAR, encoded by the coding sequence ATGATAAAATCAAACCCCATAGGCGTATTTGATTCAGGTGTCGGCGGCCTGTCGATTTGTCACGCCATCAAGGAGATTCTTCCCGGCGAGCATATCACATACTTTGCGGATATTCATTTTTCCCCATATGGGAATAAACCAGGGCCGCTGATTAACAAGCGGTCGGAATACATTGCAGAATTCTTAATCAATAGGGGATGCAAGGCAATTGTGGTGGCCTGCAACACAGCAACGGTGACCTCAATACAGCGTCTCCGATCCAAGTTTTTAATTCCCATTGTCGGTGTCGAACCCGGCATAAAGCCAGCGTCATTGAAAAGCAATAACGGCATCATTGGCGTGCTGGCCACCGCCCAGACACTGGATAGCGATTCCTTTAAATCTCTCAAAGCCAGATTTTCAAAACAGATAAAAATCGAAGTGCAGGCCTGCCCTGAATTTGTGGACCTGGTTGAACACCTGAATCATAACAGTGAAAAAGCAGAGCGGATTGCAACAAAATATATTCATCCCCTGCTGGTGAAAGGGTGTGATCAAATTGTTCTCGGGTGTACCCATTTTTCGTTTTTAAAACAGGCCATTGAAAAGGTATCCAGCGGCAGGGCGGATATAATTGATACCGCCGTACCCGTTGCTAAAGAGCTGAAAAGACGCCTGTATGAATCAAACCGTCACAATGAATCCGAAGCCCATGGAATGATGGAATTCTGGACCAGCGGCCTCTCTTCCCAGATCGAACACCGGATAAACAGACTGTGGGGGACCGATAGTATTGTTTATGAGGCCCCCCAGCCAGGTAAGGCTCCAGAAAACCTGGGGGATTCATCCGCCAGGTGA
- a CDS encoding class I SAM-dependent methyltransferase, whose translation MAEKREDSKRERFNHLYETGAPPWELDRPDNDLMGWVAGYPIEPCKTLELGCGTGVNALWLAGQGFEVTGIDFSPFALEKARANARAENIAACFMEMDFLREHLDTTDFSFVFDRGCFHSFDDPDDRAAFAQNVHRHMAAQGLWLSFLGSADAPPRNQGPPMRSALDIVRAVEPWFEILTLTTAVFDSNRKTPARNWHCFMRKRSHGKAA comes from the coding sequence ATGGCAGAAAAGAGAGAGGATTCAAAACGGGAACGGTTCAACCATCTATACGAAACCGGAGCACCCCCCTGGGAGTTGGACCGGCCGGACAATGACCTTATGGGCTGGGTGGCCGGGTATCCCATAGAACCCTGCAAAACCCTGGAACTGGGCTGCGGCACCGGTGTTAACGCCCTGTGGCTGGCCGGCCAGGGCTTTGAGGTCACCGGCATTGATTTCTCTCCTTTTGCCCTTGAAAAGGCCCGGGCCAATGCCCGGGCCGAAAATATAGCGGCCTGTTTCATGGAAATGGACTTTTTAAGGGAACACCTCGATACAACAGACTTCTCTTTTGTCTTTGACAGGGGCTGTTTTCATTCCTTTGATGATCCCGATGACCGGGCCGCCTTTGCCCAAAACGTCCACCGCCACATGGCGGCCCAAGGCCTCTGGCTCAGTTTCCTGGGCAGCGCAGACGCCCCGCCCAGGAATCAGGGCCCGCCCATGCGCTCGGCCCTGGACATTGTCCGGGCCGTGGAGCCCTGGTTTGAAATCCTCACCCTGACCACGGCCGTATTCGACTCAAACCGGAAAACACCCGCACGGAACTGGCACTGCTTCATGAGAAAACGGTCGCACGGTAAAGCCGCCTAA
- the mtnA gene encoding S-methyl-5-thioribose-1-phosphate isomerase has product MKVDGKDMRPIWFDRETQTVQVIDQRFLPHELIIEDLKTVDAVIHAIKEMYVRGAPLIGATGALGVYVILVQEGNKGADDAWFQTQCDRLKAARPTATNLVWGVDRVMEKAIGEKDYEARVKTALAEALEVVEEEAVNCRKIGEYGLAIIREIAEKKNGEPVNILTHCNAGWLACIEYGTATAPMYTSFDAGINIHVWVDETRPLNQGSRLTAWELGKHGISHTVITDNAGGHLMQHGMVDLVIVGTDRTTRAGDVANKIGTYLKALAAKDNDIPFYVALPSSTFDWEITDGVKDIPIEERDPDEIRYVQGLCEGKIQSVLVPPADSPAANHAFDVTPARLVTGFITERGICEASETAIMALFPDKKKDL; this is encoded by the coding sequence ATGAAGGTGGACGGAAAGGATATGCGACCCATCTGGTTCGACCGGGAAACCCAAACCGTACAGGTCATTGACCAGCGGTTTCTCCCCCATGAACTGATCATCGAAGACCTGAAAACGGTGGATGCCGTCATCCACGCCATAAAAGAGATGTACGTCAGGGGGGCCCCCCTCATCGGCGCCACCGGCGCCCTGGGGGTTTACGTCATCCTGGTACAGGAAGGCAATAAGGGCGCAGATGATGCCTGGTTCCAGACCCAGTGCGACCGCCTCAAGGCGGCCCGGCCCACGGCCACCAACCTGGTCTGGGGGGTGGACCGGGTCATGGAAAAGGCCATAGGGGAAAAGGATTACGAGGCCCGGGTAAAAACGGCCCTGGCCGAAGCCCTTGAAGTGGTGGAGGAAGAGGCGGTCAACTGCCGGAAAATCGGCGAATACGGCCTGGCCATCATCCGGGAGATCGCAGAAAAGAAAAACGGGGAGCCCGTGAACATCCTCACCCACTGCAACGCCGGGTGGCTGGCCTGCATCGAATACGGAACGGCCACCGCCCCCATGTACACATCCTTTGACGCCGGCATAAACATCCATGTATGGGTGGACGAGACCCGCCCCCTGAACCAGGGATCGCGGCTGACCGCATGGGAACTGGGCAAACACGGCATCAGCCACACCGTGATCACGGACAATGCCGGGGGCCACCTCATGCAGCACGGCATGGTGGACCTGGTCATCGTGGGCACGGACCGGACCACCCGGGCCGGGGACGTGGCCAACAAGATCGGCACCTACCTCAAGGCCCTGGCCGCAAAGGACAATGATATCCCCTTTTACGTGGCCCTGCCCTCCTCCACCTTTGACTGGGAGATCACCGACGGGGTCAAAGACATCCCCATTGAAGAGCGGGACCCGGACGAAATCCGGTATGTCCAGGGGCTGTGCGAGGGAAAAATCCAGAGTGTGCTGGTGCCTCCTGCAGACAGCCCGGCCGCCAACCACGCCTTTGATGTGACCCCGGCCCGCCTGGTCACCGGCTTCATCACCGAACGGGGGATCTGCGAGGCATCGGAAACGGCCATCATGGCGCTTTTCCCTGATAAAAAGAAAGACCTATAG
- a CDS encoding DUF2959 domain-containing protein, which produces MKPGRTKLTSILIVLAFLALSGCQTVYYSAMEKLGKEKRHLLKDNVEDVQDSQTKAQEEFKDALTRIKEITNFDGGDLESFYKRLKSSYEDCESRADQIEKRIDKVETVASDLFTEWQNEINQMKDRKLKSSSRASLADARSKYQRLAAAMNQSTKGMYPVLTKLNDYVLYLKHNLNARAVGALGGEVVSIEKEVTSLISDMNKSITEADNFIKTF; this is translated from the coding sequence ATGAAACCCGGACGCACAAAATTGACAAGCATTCTGATCGTTCTCGCCTTCCTGGCCCTCAGCGGCTGCCAGACGGTGTACTACTCCGCCATGGAAAAACTGGGAAAGGAAAAACGCCACCTGCTCAAGGACAATGTGGAAGATGTCCAGGACAGCCAGACCAAGGCCCAGGAAGAGTTCAAGGACGCCCTCACCCGGATCAAGGAGATCACCAATTTTGACGGCGGGGACCTGGAATCCTTTTACAAACGGCTGAAATCCAGTTACGAGGACTGCGAATCCAGGGCGGACCAGATTGAAAAACGAATTGACAAGGTGGAAACCGTGGCCTCGGACCTATTTACAGAGTGGCAAAACGAGATCAACCAGATGAAGGACAGAAAACTCAAATCCTCCAGCCGGGCCTCCCTGGCCGATGCCAGATCCAAGTACCAGCGGCTGGCGGCAGCCATGAACCAGTCCACCAAGGGCATGTACCCGGTGCTGACCAAGCTCAACGATTATGTGCTCTACCTCAAGCACAACCTCAACGCCCGGGCCGTGGGCGCCCTGGGCGGGGAAGTGGTCTCCATTGAAAAAGAGGTGACAAGCCTGATTTCAGATATGAACAAATCAATTACCGAAGCGGATAATTTTATAAAAACATTTTAA
- a CDS encoding class I SAM-dependent methyltransferase — protein sequence MQKDILPRDRDPMGAMLGDYLAGDTTAFLTVESPLLEMSEMDGATMFRDRDEMSELELRAMDLCRGKILDVGAGSGCHSLELQAAGRDVTALDISPGCMAAMAARGVEQRVLDSLFNLTKGHFDTLLMLMNGIGICGTIAGLNYFFQHIRSILTPGGQVLADSTDLAAMHTRLPLMPGEEEAYYGETEFVMSYKGMASEPFDWLYIDYATLAFYARFHGWKCEQVMTGGDGKFLARIY from the coding sequence ATGCAAAAAGATATACTGCCCCGGGACAGGGATCCCATGGGGGCCATGCTCGGTGATTATCTGGCCGGAGACACAACGGCCTTTTTGACGGTGGAATCCCCGCTGCTGGAGATGTCCGAAATGGATGGGGCCACCATGTTTCGGGACCGGGATGAAATGAGTGAACTGGAATTGAGGGCCATGGATCTCTGCCGGGGTAAGATCCTGGATGTGGGGGCGGGCAGCGGCTGCCACAGCCTGGAACTCCAGGCGGCCGGCCGTGATGTCACCGCCCTGGATATTTCTCCCGGCTGCATGGCCGCCATGGCCGCCCGGGGGGTGGAACAGCGGGTGCTGGACAGTCTGTTCAACCTGACCAAGGGGCATTTCGACACCCTGCTCATGCTCATGAACGGCATCGGCATCTGCGGGACCATTGCCGGACTCAATTATTTTTTCCAGCATATCCGCAGCATCCTGACCCCGGGGGGGCAGGTGCTGGCCGATTCCACGGATCTGGCGGCCATGCATACCCGCCTGCCCCTGATGCCCGGTGAAGAGGAAGCCTATTATGGGGAGACGGAGTTTGTGATGTCATACAAGGGCATGGCGTCCGAGCCCTTTGACTGGCTTTATATCGACTATGCCACCCTGGCCTTTTATGCCCGGTTCCACGGCTGGAAATGCGAGCAGGTCATGACGGGCGGGGATGGAAAATTCCTGGCACGGATTTATTAA
- a CDS encoding inorganic pyrophosphatase Ppa, translating to MSISPLSTKEKFEIQKYSKAANVERNTHVPFSGSPRKHPWDPERFILVADPFTPNTFYYEFKIADIGCAEELPSITNIDGESVPMARIWVAKKRVGIRCTPFVIDEIKG from the coding sequence ATGAGTATTTCCCCTTTGAGCACCAAAGAAAAGTTTGAAATCCAGAAATACAGCAAGGCCGCCAATGTTGAACGGAACACCCATGTCCCCTTTTCGGGATCACCGCGAAAGCACCCATGGGACCCGGAACGCTTTATTCTTGTGGCGGATCCATTCACCCCCAACACCTTTTATTATGAATTTAAAATTGCGGACATTGGCTGTGCCGAAGAGCTGCCCAGCATCACCAATATTGACGGCGAATCGGTGCCCATGGCCCGGATCTGGGTGGCCAAAAAACGCGTGGGCATCCGCTGCACTCCCTTTGTCATTGATGAAATCAAAGGCTGA
- a CDS encoding amino acid permease codes for MENETTEKLGTFSGVFTPSILTILGIILFRRHGYVVGSSGLGPALMIMAVANLISILTSFSLAAIATNMKVKGGGDYYLISRTLGKEFGGAIGLVLFLAQSVSIGFYCIGFGEAVEGLLQASGTQISSQAIGFAAVLFLFVLAWFGADLATKFQYVVMGFLVLALASFYAGGIQNWDTGLLIENWSVSEPKMGFWPLFAIFFPAVTGFTQGVSMSGDLEDPGKSLPSGTFAAVGLSIAVYFSAAIIFSASNTMDSLVTDYDAMKKTAAAGFLIDAGVIAATLSSAMASFLGAPRILQSLSADKIFKSLTPFAKGYGPANNPRKGVLLSLALAAGVISLGQLDLIAGIVSMFFLISYGLLNYATYFEASTQSPSFRPRFKWYHRYVSMAGFLACLGVMLAIDIRTGIASTAVLFAIYQYLSRVEGPARWADSQRSYHLQRVRYNLLNAWGDMAHPREWRPYIIILSYNPLHLPELLRFSDLLEGGSGISTAVKLVRGKGLLAMKQRQAALDQLKEAIKAEKSSAFPLAVSAMGIDTAVTTLFQTYGLGPIKANTAIFNWKDFQGAYAGEKEKQRLNKYLKSAVQARCNILLPNMNQTAGSGSPPEDTIRRIDVWWNGDDSSRLMLLLAYLVTRDKRAASAEINLLAVNYDRENKDVKRELAEILDDYRIDASPSVVLGLNPGTILDKSKDADIVFLPFILKNGAPAILGKFEPEPLIQGLRNTAMTMAAIPIDLDAAPEEGEAGELAAIHDELEHAITRVSAAEKQVEKTIDMAKERLASISEREGGLESKMAKKLVEKINGQIADARKKALKEKVKLDELAKRAKNP; via the coding sequence ATGGAAAATGAAACCACTGAAAAACTCGGCACGTTTTCGGGTGTGTTCACCCCCAGCATCCTGACAATTCTGGGCATTATTCTCTTTCGGCGGCACGGGTATGTGGTGGGCAGTTCGGGCCTGGGGCCTGCGCTGATGATCATGGCCGTGGCAAACCTTATATCGATCCTTACCAGCTTTTCCCTGGCTGCCATTGCAACAAATATGAAGGTAAAGGGAGGGGGGGATTATTACCTGATTTCCCGGACATTGGGAAAAGAGTTCGGCGGTGCCATCGGTCTTGTGCTTTTCCTGGCACAATCCGTATCCATCGGATTTTATTGCATTGGATTCGGGGAGGCCGTCGAGGGGCTTCTCCAGGCCTCGGGTACCCAAATCTCCTCCCAGGCGATTGGATTTGCCGCGGTATTGTTCCTATTTGTTCTTGCATGGTTCGGCGCGGATCTGGCAACCAAATTTCAATATGTGGTCATGGGTTTCCTGGTACTTGCTCTGGCCTCTTTTTATGCGGGGGGCATTCAGAACTGGGATACGGGCCTGCTCATTGAAAATTGGTCCGTATCAGAACCGAAAATGGGATTTTGGCCGCTTTTTGCCATTTTTTTCCCGGCAGTCACGGGATTTACCCAAGGTGTCAGCATGTCCGGGGACCTGGAAGATCCGGGAAAAAGCCTTCCGTCCGGGACGTTTGCGGCGGTCGGTCTTTCCATTGCAGTCTATTTCTCTGCCGCCATTATCTTTTCGGCTTCAAATACAATGGACAGCCTTGTAACCGACTATGATGCCATGAAGAAGACAGCCGCCGCAGGGTTCTTGATCGATGCGGGTGTTATCGCCGCCACCCTTTCCTCTGCCATGGCCTCATTTCTGGGGGCCCCCAGAATTCTGCAATCCCTTTCAGCGGACAAAATTTTTAAAAGCCTGACTCCCTTTGCAAAGGGATACGGTCCGGCAAACAACCCCAGAAAGGGGGTCCTTTTATCCCTCGCCCTTGCTGCAGGCGTCATTTCCCTCGGGCAGCTTGACCTGATCGCCGGAATTGTTTCCATGTTCTTTCTAATTTCATACGGGCTGCTGAATTACGCCACATATTTTGAAGCCTCTACCCAGAGCCCTTCATTCAGGCCGCGTTTCAAATGGTACCACCGCTACGTCAGCATGGCCGGTTTTCTGGCCTGCCTCGGGGTAATGCTGGCCATTGATATCAGAACCGGAATCGCCTCAACTGCCGTGCTTTTTGCCATCTATCAATACCTGAGCCGGGTGGAGGGCCCTGCCCGATGGGCCGACAGCCAGCGGTCCTACCACCTGCAGCGGGTCAGGTATAACCTATTGAATGCATGGGGAGACATGGCGCACCCAAGAGAGTGGCGGCCTTATATTATAATCCTTTCCTACAACCCTCTGCATCTGCCGGAACTCCTCCGGTTCTCTGATTTGCTTGAAGGCGGCAGCGGTATTTCAACCGCTGTGAAGCTGGTCCGGGGGAAGGGGCTATTGGCCATGAAACAGCGTCAGGCCGCCCTTGATCAATTAAAAGAGGCGATAAAGGCGGAAAAATCCAGCGCCTTCCCCCTGGCCGTCTCTGCAATGGGGATTGATACGGCGGTAACGACGCTTTTCCAAACCTATGGCCTCGGTCCGATAAAGGCGAATACCGCTATTTTCAACTGGAAGGATTTCCAAGGCGCATACGCAGGGGAAAAGGAAAAACAGCGCCTGAATAAATATTTAAAGTCGGCCGTACAGGCCCGATGCAACATCCTATTGCCCAATATGAACCAGACGGCCGGATCAGGCAGCCCCCCGGAAGACACCATCCGTCGGATCGATGTCTGGTGGAACGGCGACGACAGCAGCCGGCTGATGCTGCTGCTGGCATATCTTGTGACCCGTGACAAACGGGCCGCCTCCGCCGAAATCAATCTTCTGGCGGTCAATTATGACCGGGAAAACAAAGATGTCAAAAGAGAGCTGGCGGAGATTTTGGATGATTACCGCATTGACGCCTCCCCCTCGGTGGTCCTCGGGCTGAATCCGGGGACCATTCTTGATAAATCAAAGGATGCTGACATCGTCTTCCTCCCCTTTATCCTTAAAAACGGGGCGCCGGCCATTCTTGGAAAATTTGAACCGGAACCCCTGATCCAGGGACTTCGGAACACCGCCATGACAATGGCGGCGATCCCCATTGATCTTGATGCGGCCCCGGAAGAAGGTGAGGCAGGGGAACTGGCCGCCATCCATGATGAACTCGAACATGCCATCACCAGGGTTTCGGCGGCAGAAAAGCAGGTGGAAAAGACCATCGACATGGCAAAGGAGCGTTTGGCGTCCATCAGTGAGCGGGAGGGCGGACTGGAGTCAAAGATGGCGAAAAAACTGGTTGAAAAGATCAACGGGCAGATAGCCGATGCCAGAAAAAAAGCATTGAAAGAAAAGGTCAAGCTGGATGAGTTGGCAAAGAGGGCAAAAAACCCATAG
- a CDS encoding IS256 family transposase, protein MDKKKLEALAKELAKDVKSEKDLSALTSEIVKLTVETALNAEIEDHLGYPKNSPDGRNSGNSRNGHTSKTLKGDFGHIEIKTPRDRNGTFEPQFVKKGQTRLTQFDDQILALYAKGMTTRDIVATFDEMYGAKVSHTLISKVTDSVIDQVHAWQNRPLDDIYPIIYLDCIVIKVRQDNQVVNKSVYIALGINSEGYKELMGLWIAETEGAKFWLSVLTELQNRGLKDIFIACVDGLKGFPDAIKTVYPEAKIQLCIVHMVRNSLKYVTHKDKKSVATALKAIYNSATLADAEKALDDFSERWDSKYPPISKSWRSHWDNLITIFDYPQEIRRIIYTTNAIESLNSVIRKAIKNRKIFPSDKSACKIIYLAIISASKKWSMPLQKWKPAMNRFAIEFEGRFHV, encoded by the coding sequence ATGGACAAAAAGAAACTTGAAGCTCTGGCAAAGGAACTTGCCAAAGATGTTAAATCAGAAAAAGATCTCTCAGCACTCACCAGTGAAATCGTCAAGCTGACAGTCGAGACGGCTTTAAATGCCGAGATAGAGGATCATCTGGGCTACCCCAAAAATAGCCCAGATGGCCGTAACTCTGGCAACAGTCGTAACGGCCATACCTCGAAAACGCTCAAGGGCGATTTCGGCCATATAGAGATAAAAACACCCAGGGATAGAAACGGTACCTTCGAACCCCAGTTTGTTAAAAAAGGCCAAACCCGGCTGACCCAGTTCGATGATCAGATCCTGGCGTTATATGCCAAAGGAATGACCACCCGAGACATTGTTGCCACCTTCGATGAAATGTATGGGGCCAAAGTCTCTCACACTCTGATTTCCAAAGTGACCGACTCTGTTATTGACCAAGTCCATGCCTGGCAGAACAGGCCACTGGATGATATCTATCCAATCATTTATCTGGATTGCATTGTTATCAAGGTCCGTCAGGACAACCAGGTCGTCAACAAATCCGTATACATTGCATTAGGTATAAACTCTGAAGGTTATAAAGAACTCATGGGGCTGTGGATCGCAGAGACCGAAGGGGCCAAGTTTTGGCTATCTGTTCTCACTGAACTACAAAACAGAGGGTTGAAGGACATATTCATTGCCTGTGTGGATGGACTCAAGGGATTCCCTGATGCTATCAAGACGGTTTATCCGGAAGCAAAAATCCAGCTTTGCATTGTTCATATGGTCAGAAACTCCCTGAAATATGTTACTCACAAAGACAAGAAGTCAGTGGCGACAGCCCTTAAAGCCATCTATAATTCAGCCACATTGGCAGATGCGGAAAAGGCTCTGGATGATTTTTCTGAACGATGGGATTCGAAATATCCGCCCATTAGTAAATCCTGGCGCAGCCATTGGGACAATTTGATCACTATTTTTGATTATCCTCAGGAGATCAGGCGGATTATCTATACAACAAATGCCATTGAATCCTTGAATAGCGTTATCAGAAAGGCGATAAAAAACCGCAAAATTTTTCCAAGTGATAAATCGGCTTGTAAAATTATCTATTTAGCAATAATCTCTGCTTCAAAGAAATGGAGTATGCCGCTTCAAAAATGGAAGCCAGCGATGAATCGGTTTGCTATCGAATTTGAGGGCAGATTTCATGTATAG
- a CDS encoding tryptophan synthase subunit alpha has translation MTSIPGDGPLESYIRDRLQKKEILLMTHIVMGYPSFEASYEIVAQMVEAGVDLMELQIPFSEPMADGPVILKANQQAIERGSTVKKCMDFARKAAADFNIPFLFMSYANIPYKYGMDAFAQEMAAMGMQGAIVPDLPPEEAGDYLSAMEKNNLSPIFIYSPETTDPRMKMIDSHAKGFIYCLARKGVTGKETQFSQDMAAYLGRCRKATDLPLAVGFGVKEKADIDFLKGKADIAVVGSQTIREVEEKGVDATAPFIRSLIGS, from the coding sequence ATGACTAGCATACCGGGGGACGGCCCCCTTGAATCCTATATCCGCGACCGGCTGCAGAAAAAAGAGATCCTTTTAATGACCCATATCGTCATGGGCTATCCCTCCTTTGAGGCCTCCTATGAGATCGTGGCCCAGATGGTGGAAGCCGGGGTGGACCTCATGGAACTCCAGATCCCCTTTTCCGAGCCCATGGCCGACGGACCGGTCATCCTCAAGGCCAACCAGCAGGCCATTGAAAGGGGGTCCACCGTGAAAAAATGCATGGACTTCGCCCGGAAGGCGGCGGCGGATTTCAACATCCCCTTTTTGTTCATGAGCTATGCCAACATCCCCTACAAATACGGGATGGACGCGTTTGCCCAAGAGATGGCGGCCATGGGCATGCAGGGTGCCATTGTCCCGGACCTGCCCCCGGAAGAGGCCGGCGACTACCTCTCCGCCATGGAAAAAAACAATCTGTCTCCCATTTTCATCTACTCCCCGGAAACCACGGACCCGCGCATGAAAATGATCGACAGCCATGCCAAAGGATTCATCTACTGCCTGGCCAGAAAAGGGGTGACGGGAAAGGAGACGCAATTCTCCCAGGACATGGCCGCCTATCTCGGCCGATGCCGGAAAGCCACCGACCTGCCCCTGGCCGTAGGCTTCGGTGTAAAGGAAAAGGCGGATATCGATTTCCTCAAAGGCAAGGCCGACATCGCCGTGGTGGGATCCCAGACCATCCGGGAGGTGGAGGAAAAAGGGGTGGACGCCACCGCCCCCTTCATCCGCAGCCTGATTGGCAGTTAG